In Treponema primitia ZAS-2, a genomic segment contains:
- a CDS encoding DUF2318 domain-containing protein, producing the protein MNNRKSLWILSALFVTAFLLVAQVQVSAQRAGGAQSSSGVQAHSAVVDQDLVIPLGDLSATAQFYPVVIEGVQMEVLAVKAPDGTFRTAFNTCQVCYASGRGYYKQSGNALVCQNCGNRFTMGRVEVSSGGCNPVPIFPQYKTVDSEKITISKDFLVKAKGIFAKWR; encoded by the coding sequence ATGAATAATCGTAAGTCCTTATGGATACTGTCGGCCCTGTTTGTCACCGCGTTTTTACTGGTGGCGCAGGTTCAGGTTTCAGCCCAGCGTGCCGGGGGTGCCCAGAGCAGCAGCGGCGTTCAGGCCCACAGTGCGGTGGTGGATCAGGATCTGGTTATTCCCTTGGGGGACCTTTCCGCAACCGCCCAGTTTTACCCCGTGGTGATTGAGGGGGTGCAGATGGAGGTCCTGGCGGTAAAGGCGCCGGACGGTACCTTCCGCACCGCTTTTAATACCTGCCAGGTTTGCTACGCCTCTGGCCGGGGCTACTACAAGCAGTCGGGGAATGCCCTGGTTTGCCAGAACTGTGGCAACCGGTTCACCATGGGCCGTGTTGAGGTGTCCTCCGGGGGCTGCAATCCGGTCCCGATTTTCCCCCAGTACAAGACCGTGGACAGCGAAAAAATTACTATTTCAAAAGATTTTCTGGTAAAGGCGAAGGGGATATTTGCCAAATGGCGGTGA